The following coding sequences lie in one Novosphingobium sp. genomic window:
- a CDS encoding MFS transporter, with product MTMSSPMSGYDQAGGGEPVRPARAVPDTVPGGVVLRYGIGQLGAQVFRDTPAVLLPLFMTTMLGVPAWLAGLVVLGPKLWLILCDPLVGAWSDRVKARHGRTPFLMAGALGTALAFVALFAGTSYPSPWLAALAICGLFFIGSTAFSIYSVPYLAIAAELSGDPHQRNRIMVLRMVFAIIGVLVGVGVAQPLIEHFGGGARGWHMMSYVLGAVCLVSMLVTATGMRRVPLILAGSVPGSLMQQLAVVRRNRPFLVLLLASFVSNIGQAASYTVIGFVFLYAIQAIWLIPLFILCMSIASLAAQPLWLWLPRRIGKPRAYVAAALVWVAVTVTWLWVRPADDVIGHIGRQALGTQHVLVLVRAVVIGIVNGGFILLALSMMTDTVDYQRRLAGVANEGVFAGLFSALEKLAFAMGPVIAGLVMSAFGFVSSTGGAGQQTPHAVTGIVLLYSVIPATMQLLALAVFSRYRLPATPPASL from the coding sequence ATGACCATGTCCTCGCCGATGTCCGGCTACGATCAGGCAGGGGGTGGCGAGCCTGTGCGTCCTGCGCGAGCGGTGCCCGACACGGTGCCGGGCGGTGTCGTCCTGCGTTACGGCATCGGTCAATTGGGGGCGCAGGTGTTTCGTGACACGCCGGCTGTGCTGCTGCCCCTGTTCATGACGACCATGCTAGGCGTTCCGGCGTGGCTGGCTGGCCTTGTGGTGCTGGGCCCCAAGCTGTGGCTGATCCTGTGTGATCCACTTGTGGGGGCCTGGTCGGACCGGGTCAAGGCGCGCCATGGCCGCACGCCCTTTCTCATGGCCGGGGCCCTGGGCACGGCACTCGCCTTTGTGGCGCTGTTTGCCGGCACCTCCTATCCCAGCCCCTGGCTGGCGGCGCTGGCCATCTGCGGCCTGTTTTTTATCGGGTCCACCGCCTTCAGCATCTACTCCGTGCCTTATCTGGCCATTGCGGCCGAACTGTCGGGCGACCCGCATCAGCGCAACCGCATCATGGTGCTGCGCATGGTCTTTGCCATCATCGGCGTGCTGGTGGGGGTGGGTGTGGCCCAGCCGCTCATCGAGCATTTCGGCGGTGGCGCGCGGGGGTGGCACATGATGAGCTATGTGCTGGGCGCGGTCTGCCTCGTTTCAATGCTGGTGACGGCCACGGGCATGCGCCGTGTGCCGCTCATCCTGGCGGGCAGCGTTCCGGGCAGTCTGATGCAGCAACTGGCGGTGGTGCGCCGGAACCGGCCATTTCTTGTCCTGCTGCTGGCCAGTTTCGTGTCGAACATCGGCCAGGCGGCCAGCTATACGGTGATCGGCTTCGTTTTCCTCTATGCCATTCAGGCGATCTGGCTGATCCCGCTGTTCATCCTGTGCATGTCGATCGCCAGTCTGGCAGCGCAGCCCCTGTGGCTGTGGCTGCCCCGGCGGATCGGCAAGCCGCGGGCCTATGTCGCGGCGGCGCTGGTCTGGGTGGCGGTGACGGTCACCTGGCTATGGGTGCGCCCCGCCGACGATGTCATCGGCCATATCGGCAGACAGGCGCTGGGCACCCAGCATGTGCTGGTGCTGGTGCGGGCTGTTGTCATCGGCATCGTCAACGGCGGTTTCATTCTGCTGGCACTCTCGATGATGACCGATACGGTGGATTACCAGCGGCGTCTGGCCGGCGTTGCCAATGAAGGCGTTTTCGCGGGGCTGTTTTCCGCGCTGGAAAAGCTGGCCTTTGCCATGGGGCCCGTAATTGCCGGGCTGGTGATGAGCGCTTTCGGCTTTGTCTCTTCCACCGGGGGGGCAGGGCAGCAAACGCCCCACGCGGTCACCGGCATCGTGCTGCTTTACAGCGTGATCCCGGCCACGATGCAATTGCTCGCGCTTGCCGTGTTCAGTCGCTACCGCTTGCCGGCAACGCCCCCGGCCTCGCTCTGA
- a CDS encoding isochorismatase family protein, with protein sequence MDIIGTRMVSDGKTARQIFEEVMANPARSKFGFGEKLAIVNIDFQNAYTRIDRYKTAYETDPRQIEYVNRISALARAKGMPVVWTHVAYAEDASDAGVWGTRTNTPDSLQNIKYDSDRHAFDERCDIQPGDMVNTKRMPSPFFETPLQSLLVWHKVDTVVITGGSTSGCVRAGAVDSLSRGYRTIVPIECCADKHESYHFANLTDLQLKYADVEPVQTVIDWLESRPDAPTGGAE encoded by the coding sequence ATGGACATAATCGGCACGCGCATGGTCAGCGACGGCAAGACCGCACGCCAGATCTTCGAGGAGGTGATGGCCAATCCCGCGCGATCGAAATTCGGTTTCGGCGAGAAGCTGGCGATCGTCAACATCGATTTCCAGAACGCCTATACCCGCATCGACCGCTACAAGACGGCCTATGAGACCGACCCGCGCCAGATCGAGTATGTGAACAGGATCAGCGCCCTGGCCCGCGCCAAGGGCATGCCGGTGGTGTGGACGCATGTTGCCTATGCCGAGGATGCCAGCGACGCCGGCGTCTGGGGCACGCGCACCAACACGCCCGACAGCCTGCAAAACATCAAATATGACAGCGACCGCCATGCCTTCGACGAGCGCTGCGACATCCAGCCGGGCGACATGGTCAACACCAAGCGCATGCCCTCGCCCTTCTTCGAAACGCCGCTGCAGAGCCTGCTGGTGTGGCACAAGGTGGATACGGTGGTCATCACCGGCGGCTCCACCTCAGGCTGCGTGCGCGCGGGTGCGGTGGACAGTCTGAGCCGTGGCTATCGCACCATCGTGCCCATCGAATGTTGCGCCGACAAGCACGAGAGCTATCACTTCGCCAATCTCACCGACCTTCAGCTCAAATATGCCGATGTCGAGCCGGTGCAGACGGTGATCGACTGGCTGGAGAGCCGCCCCGATGCCCCCACAGGAGGCGCAGAATGA
- a CDS encoding TonB-dependent receptor, whose translation MSRTHLFACTGLLAFGLFASPNAQAQDQSKPDDTQQAQPQQGLGDIVVTAQRRAEKLQDVPVAVTAFSPALIRQLNLTDAISTSKFVPGMISGHNAGLGSANAYYLRGLGNSQSTATFDAPITTYVNDIYIARQNANNYAFFDTERVEILRGPQGTLFGRNTTGGAINVILRKPADHFGASGEITGGSFGRVTAKATVDTPISDKVLTKLSGYVISDDGYLKNITTGEKLNGEKNWGVRGDLRLLPTSNLTVDLSAEYTRNAGTYAGLRSVSGTSPYLVNSTTVPIFYETASGLARTDCTQNNINTLLTTGKGSCNLTKVNAMGANVRYDTGAGTIDYIAGYRHTNQGYSVQYDGNTVNPYAGYIIVDNGQNDQWSQELKYNGSLFDDRLNLTSGVFYLQEITNDRQTTFNGGTTAFKAVQDSIYRFKAETAAFYAQGDIKLTDPLTLTLGGRYTWEKKTLHFAPSPTFAGLGYGDGAVQAYGIPLAQSINKFTPRVALNYKAARDVMVYVSATNGFKSGGWNGTAAVPSAAVTFRPEKTWSYEAGLKSEFFNHKLRVNVTGYIARTTDLQATAAVISPVTGITAQLPFNAGTQLVKGVEIETSAKLGDFTLFANPSFMDAKYTYITPTTTVLSTTLTPVRAPKFQMSSGGLYEKYIPQLKGTIALSAAWRHNSSYWVSVLNTAHTQTENFVDLGATYRFAGDRVSIGFDVSNLTDQKTVTAYFLSLFPGDPRRYTARLKFKI comes from the coding sequence ATGAGCCGGACCCATCTGTTTGCCTGCACCGGCCTGCTTGCTTTTGGACTTTTCGCATCGCCAAACGCACAGGCTCAAGACCAGTCCAAACCCGACGACACGCAACAGGCGCAGCCTCAGCAGGGCCTGGGCGATATCGTCGTGACTGCGCAGCGCCGCGCCGAAAAGCTGCAGGACGTTCCCGTTGCGGTCACCGCTTTCAGCCCGGCGCTCATCCGCCAGCTCAACCTTACCGACGCGATCAGCACCTCCAAATTCGTGCCCGGCATGATTTCGGGCCACAATGCGGGCCTCGGTTCGGCCAACGCCTATTATCTGCGTGGCCTTGGCAACAGCCAGTCCACCGCCACCTTCGACGCGCCGATCACCACCTATGTGAACGACATCTACATCGCGCGTCAGAACGCCAACAATTACGCTTTCTTCGATACCGAGCGGGTCGAAATCCTGCGCGGACCGCAAGGCACGCTGTTTGGCCGCAACACGACAGGCGGCGCGATCAATGTCATCCTGCGCAAGCCCGCCGACCATTTCGGCGCCAGCGGCGAGATCACCGGCGGCTCTTTCGGCCGTGTCACCGCCAAGGCGACGGTGGACACGCCCATCTCGGACAAGGTGCTCACTAAGCTGTCAGGCTATGTCATTTCGGACGATGGTTATCTCAAGAACATCACCACGGGCGAAAAGCTGAATGGCGAGAAGAACTGGGGTGTGCGCGGCGACCTGCGCCTGCTGCCCACCTCGAACCTGACCGTAGACCTTTCGGCGGAATATACACGCAATGCCGGGACCTATGCGGGCCTGCGCTCGGTTTCAGGAACCAGCCCCTATCTGGTGAACAGCACCACGGTTCCCATCTTCTACGAAACCGCATCGGGTCTGGCCCGCACGGATTGCACGCAGAACAACATCAACACCCTGCTCACCACCGGCAAGGGCAGTTGCAACCTGACCAAGGTGAACGCGATGGGCGCCAATGTGCGCTATGACACGGGCGCTGGCACCATCGATTACATCGCGGGCTATCGCCACACCAACCAGGGTTACAGCGTCCAGTATGACGGCAACACCGTCAATCCTTACGCCGGCTACATCATCGTCGACAATGGCCAGAACGATCAATGGTCGCAGGAGCTGAAATACAATGGCTCGCTCTTCGATGACCGGCTGAACCTAACGAGCGGCGTGTTCTACCTGCAGGAAATCACCAACGACCGGCAGACCACCTTCAACGGCGGAACCACCGCGTTCAAGGCGGTGCAGGATTCGATCTACCGCTTCAAGGCCGAAACCGCTGCCTTCTACGCCCAGGGCGATATCAAGCTGACCGACCCGCTGACGCTGACGCTGGGCGGCCGCTACACCTGGGAAAAGAAGACGCTGCACTTCGCCCCCTCGCCCACTTTCGCGGGCCTGGGCTATGGCGACGGCGCCGTGCAGGCCTATGGCATTCCGCTGGCGCAGAGCATCAACAAGTTCACCCCGCGCGTCGCCCTCAACTATAAGGCGGCGCGTGATGTGATGGTCTATGTCTCGGCCACCAATGGTTTCAAATCGGGCGGATGGAATGGCACGGCCGCCGTGCCCAGCGCTGCTGTGACCTTCCGACCGGAAAAGACCTGGTCCTATGAAGCGGGCCTCAAGTCGGAATTCTTCAACCACAAGCTGCGGGTGAACGTCACCGGCTATATCGCGCGCACCACCGACCTGCAGGCGACGGCGGCCGTCATCAGCCCGGTCACCGGCATCACTGCCCAATTGCCGTTCAATGCCGGCACGCAGTTGGTCAAAGGCGTGGAAATCGAGACATCGGCCAAGCTGGGCGACTTCACCCTTTTCGCCAACCCCTCCTTCATGGACGCCAAATACACCTATATCACGCCAACGACGACCGTCCTGTCCACCACGCTGACGCCGGTGCGCGCGCCCAAGTTCCAGATGAGCAGCGGCGGCCTGTATGAAAAGTATATTCCGCAGCTCAAAGGCACGATTGCCCTGTCTGCGGCCTGGCGGCACAATTCGTCCTATTGGGTCTCCGTACTCAATACGGCGCATACGCAGACCGAGAATTTCGTCGATCTCGGCGCGACCTATCGCTTTGCCGGCGACAGGGTGAGCATCGGCTTCGACGTGTCAAACCTCACCGACCAGAAGACGGTGACGGCCTATTTCCTCTCGCTCTTCCCGGGCGATCCGCGTCGCTATACGGCGCGTCTCAAGTTCAAGATTTGA
- a CDS encoding polysaccharide deacetylase family protein, whose protein sequence is MSLDPTYLDYPKRALGYDHALYPYSPLPSRTPLHWPGGKRLAVWFTVSLEWFPITPSDKPFRAPGHMQTAYPDYRHYTSREYGTRVGFYRLLDAFAKVGARVSVAANSAIAERYPQVIEDIASAGHEIVAHSTDMNGTIASTLPVEEERALIEHSLAALTAASGQRPRGWHSIARSQSFATPDLLKEAGLDYMVDWANDEMPYAFANGLVNIPLNHELSDRQIINVQQQSVDSYAQQVLDACDWLEREAQEQGGGRMLPLHITPYIIGLPYRMDSFERLLADLAARPQTWFARGGDIFDAFAATQGSSHESL, encoded by the coding sequence ATGAGTCTCGACCCGACTTATCTGGACTATCCCAAGCGCGCGCTGGGCTATGACCACGCGCTCTATCCCTACAGCCCGCTGCCAAGCCGCACGCCGCTGCACTGGCCGGGCGGCAAGCGTCTGGCGGTGTGGTTCACCGTCAGCCTCGAATGGTTCCCCATCACCCCGTCGGACAAGCCATTCCGCGCGCCGGGCCACATGCAGACCGCCTATCCCGACTATCGCCACTATACGAGCCGGGAGTATGGTACGCGCGTCGGGTTCTATCGCCTGCTGGACGCTTTCGCCAAGGTGGGCGCCAGGGTCAGCGTGGCAGCGAACAGTGCGATTGCCGAGCGTTATCCGCAGGTGATCGAGGATATCGCCAGCGCGGGCCACGAAATCGTCGCCCATTCCACCGACATGAACGGGACCATCGCTTCCACGCTGCCAGTGGAGGAGGAACGCGCGCTGATCGAGCACAGCCTTGCGGCCCTGACAGCGGCCAGCGGCCAGCGGCCGCGCGGCTGGCATTCCATCGCCCGCTCGCAAAGCTTTGCCACGCCCGACCTGCTCAAGGAAGCGGGGCTGGACTATATGGTCGACTGGGCCAATGACGAGATGCCCTATGCCTTTGCCAACGGGCTGGTGAACATCCCGCTCAACCACGAACTGTCCGACCGCCAGATCATCAACGTCCAGCAGCAATCGGTGGACAGCTATGCCCAGCAGGTGCTCGATGCCTGTGACTGGCTGGAGCGTGAGGCGCAGGAACAGGGCGGCGGGCGGATGCTGCCGCTGCACATCACACCCTACATCATCGGCCTGCCCTATCGCATGGACAGTTTCGAACGCCTGCTGGCCGATCTGGCGGCGCGGCCCCAGACATGGTTCGCGCGCGGCGGCGACATTTTCGATGCCTTTGCGGCAACACAAGGATCATCCCATGAAAGCCTATGA
- a CDS encoding MFS transporter codes for MTDHNHTALGEFRRGWGIILSALLGIGLGMASLPTYSMGLITPLLVRDFGWSVGQIMVCLSIITLISIGGAPGFGWLTEKYGARRIVLIGLPLWGLSMAALALSNGSLTRFYLTWVAIGLTGSATLPITFTRTVNRRFDKAKGLALGLSMMGTGLFGFFGKPVLALVLNDHGWRAGFLLLGALPVLVAFPAAFLLLREDERTLPDGHHVPVERPGLSLAQTLRDWRFWLMAAALLPVSFALGGPVPNLELILRDGGLTPAAIITVTPLFGLASITGRLAGGWLLDRIWAPLVAFVLLSLPAISLHYLGSGGLDVGHAREAVFLLGFALGIEYDVVAFMTARYFGLRAYAPIYGLLYVCFAAGAGLSPVIFGHDHDVHGNFNRMLTACAVLLVVSAASFLFLGRYRSFPAPKPRDHSPVR; via the coding sequence ATGACCGATCACAATCACACCGCCTTGGGGGAATTTCGCCGGGGATGGGGCATCATCCTCTCCGCGCTTCTGGGCATCGGGCTCGGGATGGCCTCGCTGCCCACCTATTCCATGGGGCTCATCACCCCTCTGCTCGTCAGGGATTTCGGATGGTCGGTGGGGCAGATCATGGTCTGCCTGTCGATCATCACGCTGATCTCGATCGGCGGCGCGCCGGGCTTTGGCTGGCTTACGGAAAAATATGGCGCGCGGCGCATTGTGCTCATCGGCCTGCCACTATGGGGCCTGAGCATGGCGGCGCTGGCCCTGTCGAACGGCTCGCTCACCCGCTTCTACCTGACATGGGTGGCGATCGGCCTGACCGGATCGGCGACGCTGCCCATCACCTTTACCCGCACGGTCAACCGCCGGTTCGACAAGGCCAAGGGGCTGGCGCTGGGACTCTCGATGATGGGCACCGGACTGTTCGGCTTTTTCGGCAAGCCGGTGCTGGCACTGGTGTTGAACGATCATGGTTGGCGGGCCGGATTCCTGCTGCTGGGCGCCCTGCCGGTGCTGGTGGCCTTTCCCGCCGCCTTTCTGCTGCTGCGCGAGGATGAAAGGACCCTGCCCGATGGCCATCATGTGCCTGTCGAACGACCGGGCCTGTCCTTGGCGCAGACCCTGCGTGACTGGCGCTTCTGGCTGATGGCCGCGGCTTTGCTGCCGGTCTCCTTCGCGCTGGGCGGACCGGTTCCCAACCTCGAACTCATCCTGAGGGACGGCGGCCTGACCCCGGCGGCCATCATCACGGTCACCCCGCTCTTCGGGCTGGCATCGATCACCGGGCGGCTGGCGGGGGGCTGGCTGCTCGACAGGATCTGGGCGCCCCTAGTGGCTTTCGTGCTGCTGTCCCTGCCGGCGATCAGCCTGCATTATCTTGGATCGGGCGGGCTGGACGTTGGCCACGCCCGCGAGGCGGTGTTCCTTCTGGGCTTTGCGCTGGGCATCGAATATGATGTGGTGGCGTTCATGACGGCGCGCTATTTCGGCCTGCGCGCCTACGCTCCCATCTACGGTCTGCTGTATGTCTGCTTTGCCGCTGGCGCGGGCCTGTCTCCGGTGATCTTTGGCCATGACCATGATGTGCATGGCAATTTCAACCGCATGCTCACCGCCTGCGCGGTGCTGCTGGTAGTGTCGGCGGCCAGTTTTCTGTTCCTGGGCCGCTATCGCAGCTTCCCGGCGCCAAAGCCCCGCGATCACTCGCCAGTGCGATAG
- a CDS encoding polysaccharide deacetylase family protein, with translation MREGSPDPELYEFQPYRGRKPIAWPGGKKVAVWVSPNLEYYEIDPPANPHRKSWAKPHPDVVGYSHRDHANRVGHWRMAEVMSKHGFPGSVSLSVALCQHHPEVVADANARGWEFFSHGIYNTRYSYGMDERQERAIIEDSIRTVREATGQTIRGWLAPALTHTPRTLDLIAEYGMDYTCDLYHDDQPFPVKVAKGSLISMPYSLEVNDHYGFFIYNMSPREYAQTLIRQYERLASEESGTVMCIPLHSYLIGQPHRIGAFEEVLRHIAADGRAWITRAGDIADAWKAAQEDGQ, from the coding sequence ATGAGGGAAGGCAGCCCGGACCCGGAACTCTACGAGTTCCAGCCCTATCGCGGTCGCAAGCCCATCGCCTGGCCCGGCGGCAAGAAGGTGGCGGTGTGGGTCTCGCCCAATCTTGAATATTACGAGATCGACCCGCCCGCCAATCCGCACCGCAAGAGTTGGGCCAAGCCTCACCCTGACGTGGTGGGCTACAGCCACCGCGACCATGCCAACCGGGTGGGTCACTGGCGCATGGCCGAGGTGATGAGCAAGCATGGCTTTCCCGGCTCGGTCAGCCTGTCGGTGGCGCTGTGCCAGCATCATCCCGAGGTGGTGGCCGACGCCAATGCGCGCGGCTGGGAATTCTTCAGCCACGGCATTTACAACACGCGCTACTCCTATGGCATGGATGAACGCCAAGAACGCGCCATCATCGAGGATTCGATCCGCACCGTGCGCGAGGCCACCGGGCAGACCATTCGCGGCTGGCTGGCCCCGGCGCTGACGCATACGCCGCGCACGCTCGACCTCATCGCCGAATATGGCATGGATTACACCTGCGACCTCTACCACGACGATCAGCCCTTCCCGGTAAAGGTCGCCAAAGGCTCGCTGATTTCGATGCCCTACAGCCTGGAGGTCAACGACCACTACGGCTTCTTCATCTACAATATGAGCCCGCGTGAGTATGCCCAGACGCTGATCCGCCAGTATGAACGTCTGGCGAGCGAAGAGAGCGGCACGGTGATGTGCATCCCGCTGCACAGCTACCTCATCGGCCAACCCCACCGCATCGGCGCCTTCGAGGAGGTGCTGCGCCATATTGCTGCCGATGGGCGCGCGTGGATTACGCGCGCGGGTGACATCGCCGACGCCTGGAAAGCCGCGCAGGAGGACGGACAATGA
- a CDS encoding NAD-dependent succinate-semialdehyde dehydrogenase, whose product MTPTSRAASHAALALQQPQLLREQAFVGGQWVGGGQQLAVTNPADGSLVAHVPNLGSGETRAAVDAAVPAQAAWARQTGKARGAVLRRWGDLMMTHQEDLARLMTAEQGKPLAEARGEVAYAASFLEWFADEARRITGDVLTPHQQDRRILVRKEPVGIVAAVTPWNFPLAMITRKAGPALAAGCAIIIKPSELTPLSALALAWLGGQAGVPAGVVSVVTGDAAPIGEVLTGDKRIAKFTFTGSTGVGKKLAARCMETVKRVSLELGGNAPFIVFDDADVDAAVEGAIASKFRNAGQTCVCANRLIVQSGIYDAFAERLAQRVSGLTVGAGLVGPADQGPLIDARAVEKARAHVSDAVQRGGKVLTGGKALDGAGTFFAPTVITDVPSDALLCREETFGPVAGLVRFETEEEAIALANDTDAGLASYLFTRDYDRVWRVPEALRYGMVGVNTGLISTEVAPFGGVKESGMGREGSHYGMDDYLNLKMVCMAVNA is encoded by the coding sequence ATGACGCCTACATCTCGTGCCGCCTCGCACGCCGCGCTGGCCCTGCAACAGCCGCAACTGCTGCGCGAACAGGCCTTTGTCGGCGGCCAGTGGGTGGGCGGCGGACAGCAACTGGCCGTGACCAATCCGGCCGATGGCAGCCTTGTCGCCCATGTGCCCAATCTGGGCTCGGGCGAAACGCGCGCCGCTGTCGATGCCGCCGTGCCCGCCCAGGCCGCCTGGGCCCGCCAGACGGGCAAGGCGCGCGGCGCCGTGCTGCGCCGCTGGGGCGATCTGATGATGACCCATCAGGAGGACCTTGCGCGTCTGATGACCGCCGAGCAGGGCAAGCCGCTGGCCGAGGCGCGGGGTGAGGTGGCCTATGCCGCCAGCTTCCTCGAATGGTTTGCCGACGAGGCCCGCCGCATCACCGGCGACGTCCTGACTCCTCACCAGCAGGACCGCCGCATTCTGGTGCGGAAGGAGCCTGTGGGCATCGTGGCGGCCGTCACGCCGTGGAACTTCCCGCTGGCGATGATTACGCGCAAGGCTGGCCCGGCGCTGGCGGCGGGCTGCGCGATCATCATCAAGCCTTCCGAACTGACGCCGCTCTCCGCACTGGCGCTGGCCTGGCTCGGGGGACAGGCCGGCGTGCCGGCCGGCGTGGTCAGCGTGGTCACCGGCGATGCCGCGCCCATCGGCGAGGTGCTGACCGGGGACAAGCGTATTGCCAAATTCACTTTCACCGGCTCGACGGGCGTTGGCAAGAAACTGGCCGCCCGCTGCATGGAAACGGTCAAGCGGGTTAGCCTTGAGTTGGGGGGCAACGCGCCTTTCATCGTGTTCGACGATGCCGATGTCGATGCTGCGGTCGAAGGAGCCATCGCCAGCAAGTTTCGCAACGCGGGCCAGACCTGTGTGTGCGCCAACCGGTTGATCGTGCAGTCAGGCATCTATGATGCTTTCGCCGAGCGTCTGGCTCAGCGGGTTTCAGGCCTGACCGTGGGGGCTGGCCTTGTCGGGCCTGCCGATCAGGGCCCGCTGATCGACGCCCGCGCGGTTGAAAAGGCCAGGGCCCATGTCAGCGATGCCGTGCAGCGCGGGGGCAAGGTGCTGACCGGCGGCAAGGCGCTGGATGGCGCGGGCACCTTCTTTGCGCCCACCGTCATCACCGATGTTCCCTCTGACGCCTTGCTTTGCCGCGAGGAGACTTTCGGGCCGGTCGCCGGGCTGGTCCGCTTCGAGACCGAGGAGGAGGCCATTGCGCTGGCCAATGACACCGATGCGGGCCTGGCTTCCTATCTCTTCACCCGCGATTACGACCGGGTGTGGCGCGTGCCCGAGGCGCTGCGTTATGGCATGGTCGGCGTCAATACCGGGCTGATCTCGACAGAAGTTGCGCCCTTTGGCGGTGTCAAGGAGTCAGGCATGGGCCGCGAGGGGTCGCATTATGGCATGGATGATTATCTGAACCTCAAGATGGTGTGCATGGCCGTTAATGCCTGA
- a CDS encoding MFS transporter, which produces MSPSQREELIRHWPIVLAAALGVGFGTMGIGFYSLGLYIKPVQAEFGWTRAQVSGAAMFQQLGIFLSAPLVGRMVDRVGVRWLVLASYLAMPLALLAMSLAHPSVWQWYGLWLIISLAGGATTPAVWARMVAARFDKARGLALGLMLVGTGLAAALVPALLGPMFAADGWRQATRVMAGASAEVGLALSLTMKQATPMATRQIIAGRFEWNRPIGITLLIAFLVGVVVAGLIVHLVPMLVDRGMAPVSAASMAASIGVAVIMARVVVGWLFDRFHAPYVSAAFMALPSLACVLLLTGGPVLPAALMLGLAAGAEVDMLAFFTSRYAAMRNYGATYGVILGVFCLGAALGPSLFGVSVDTTGGYRAALIGSAVALVLVVVLIVRLGPYRTGE; this is translated from the coding sequence ATGTCGCCTTCGCAGCGCGAAGAACTCATCCGTCACTGGCCGATCGTGCTGGCCGCCGCGCTGGGCGTGGGCTTTGGAACCATGGGCATCGGCTTCTATTCGCTGGGCCTCTACATCAAACCGGTTCAGGCGGAATTTGGCTGGACGCGCGCGCAGGTGTCGGGCGCGGCCATGTTTCAGCAACTGGGTATTTTCCTTTCGGCTCCGCTGGTTGGCCGCATGGTGGACCGGGTGGGAGTGCGCTGGCTGGTGCTGGCTTCCTATCTGGCGATGCCCTTGGCGCTGCTGGCCATGTCGCTTGCCCATCCGTCGGTCTGGCAATGGTATGGACTGTGGCTGATCATCTCGCTGGCGGGCGGCGCGACCACACCTGCCGTCTGGGCGCGAATGGTGGCCGCCCGGTTCGACAAGGCGCGTGGACTGGCACTGGGGCTGATGCTGGTGGGCACGGGGCTGGCGGCGGCGCTTGTCCCTGCTCTTTTGGGCCCGATGTTCGCGGCAGATGGCTGGCGGCAGGCGACAAGGGTCATGGCCGGCGCTTCGGCTGAGGTGGGTTTGGCGCTCAGCCTCACGATGAAGCAGGCCACGCCGATGGCGACGCGCCAGATCATCGCCGGGCGCTTTGAGTGGAACCGGCCGATCGGCATCACGCTGTTGATCGCCTTCCTGGTCGGGGTCGTTGTTGCCGGGCTGATCGTTCATCTGGTGCCCATGCTGGTTGACCGGGGCATGGCGCCTGTGTCTGCCGCCAGCATGGCGGCCAGCATTGGCGTTGCCGTTATCATGGCGCGGGTGGTGGTGGGCTGGTTGTTCGACCGGTTTCACGCGCCTTACGTTTCAGCCGCTTTCATGGCCTTGCCCTCGCTAGCCTGCGTGTTGCTGTTGACAGGCGGACCGGTTCTGCCAGCGGCCCTGATGCTGGGTCTAGCCGCCGGGGCCGAGGTTGACATGCTGGCCTTTTTCACCAGCCGCTATGCCGCCATGCGCAATTACGGCGCGACCTATGGCGTTATTCTGGGCGTGTTCTGCCTTGGCGCGGCTCTGGGCCCCTCGCTGTTCGGCGTCAGTGTGGATACGACAGGCGGGTACCGCGCGGCGCTGATCGGCTCGGCCGTCGCGCTGGTTTTGGTGGTGGTGCTGATCGTCCGTCTGGGCCCCTATCGCACTGGCGAGTGA